A single window of Providencia alcalifaciens DNA harbors:
- the ygiD gene encoding 4,5-DOPA dioxygenase extradiol, translated as MSTNNQHLTHRMPAVFIGHGSPMNAINHNSYTEAWEKLGKTLPRPRAILVISAHWYTRGTAITAMVKPKTIHDFGGFPEALYQIEYPAPGSPELAKQVAELLSPEPIYQDKEEWGLDHGTWEILVRMYPQADIPVVQLSIDGTKPAAWHYELGKKLAVLRDEGVLIMGSGNVVHNLRAMDWQNANAVPYPWATSFEQFVYDNLRSHEQPHPLTKGLDREDGKLSNPSPEHFLPILPILGTWDGEEGISTPVEGIVSASLSMLSVQIG; from the coding sequence ATGTCGACAAATAACCAACACTTAACCCATCGAATGCCTGCGGTATTTATCGGTCATGGTAGCCCGATGAACGCGATTAACCATAATTCGTATACTGAAGCATGGGAAAAACTGGGTAAAACCTTGCCTAGACCGCGTGCGATTTTAGTGATCTCAGCACATTGGTATACCCGTGGAACGGCTATCACCGCGATGGTTAAACCGAAAACTATCCATGATTTTGGTGGTTTCCCTGAAGCTTTATACCAAATTGAATATCCAGCACCGGGCTCTCCAGAACTGGCTAAACAGGTAGCTGAATTATTGTCTCCAGAGCCAATTTATCAAGATAAAGAGGAGTGGGGACTTGATCACGGTACATGGGAAATTTTAGTCCGTATGTATCCTCAAGCGGATATCCCTGTGGTTCAGCTCAGTATTGATGGTACGAAGCCAGCTGCTTGGCATTATGAGTTGGGTAAAAAGCTGGCGGTATTACGAGATGAAGGGGTATTGATTATGGGCAGCGGTAACGTGGTTCATAATTTAAGAGCAATGGATTGGCAAAATGCAAATGCAGTGCCTTATCCTTGGGCGACCTCTTTTGAGCAGTTTGTGTATGACAATTTACGCAGTCACGAGCAGCCGCATCCACTCACTAAAGGGTTAGATCGTGAAGATGGTAAGTTATCGAACCCATCACCGGAACACTTTTTACCTATCTTGCCTATTTTAGGAACTTGGGATGGTGAAGAAGGGATAAGTACGCCTGTAGAGGGCATTGTTTCCGCATCGCTGAGCATGTTGTCAGTGCAAATCGGTTAA
- the ribB gene encoding 3,4-dihydroxy-2-butanone-4-phosphate synthase gives MNQTLLSEFGNPTERVENAIEALRQGKGILVLDDEDRENEGDLVFAAETMTTEQMAMTIRYSSGIVCLCITEERRKQLDISMMVEKNTSQNQTGFTVTIEAAKGVTTGVSAADRITTIKTAIADNAVPADINRPGHVFPLRAREGGVLTRRGHTEATIDLAVLAGFKPAGVLCELTNDDGSMARAPDVVKFAREHNMTVVTIEDLVNYRLQLEKKAS, from the coding sequence ATGAATCAGACGCTACTTTCCGAATTCGGTAATCCTACCGAGCGTGTTGAAAATGCAATTGAAGCCCTGCGCCAAGGCAAAGGTATCTTAGTTCTCGATGATGAAGATCGTGAGAATGAAGGTGACTTAGTGTTTGCAGCAGAAACCATGACCACAGAGCAAATGGCAATGACCATTCGCTATAGCAGCGGCATTGTGTGCCTGTGTATTACGGAAGAACGCCGTAAGCAGCTTGATATTTCGATGATGGTGGAAAAAAACACCAGCCAAAACCAAACGGGTTTTACGGTCACTATCGAAGCGGCAAAAGGCGTGACGACAGGCGTTTCTGCGGCTGACCGTATCACGACAATTAAAACCGCAATTGCGGATAACGCAGTACCTGCGGATATTAACCGTCCAGGTCACGTATTCCCTCTGCGCGCTCGTGAGGGTGGTGTATTAACTCGCCGTGGTCATACCGAAGCGACAATTGATTTAGCTGTACTGGCAGGTTTCAAACCCGCTGGAGTACTGTGTGAGTTAACCAATGATGATGGCAGCATGGCGCGTGCGCCAGATGTGGTGAAGTTTGCTCGCGAGCACAATATGACCGTTGTGACTATCGAAGACTTAGTTAACTATCGCCTTCAGTTGGAAAAAAAAGCCAGCTAA